The sequence below is a genomic window from Aphelocoma coerulescens isolate FSJ_1873_10779 unplaced genomic scaffold, UR_Acoe_1.0 HiC_scaffold_140, whole genome shotgun sequence.
GTCCATCGGCCCCGCGCGCCCGGCGGGGtcgggggggccccgggggggccGCAGGGAGGGAACGGAGCCGGCAGCGAGCGCGGGGAGCCGGCCTGGGTGAGGCGCGGGGGGCGGTcgggcccgggcggggcggtTGCCATGGCAGCCGCGGGGATGCGGACCCCCCGAACCCCGCGCtgaccccccccgtgccccccccaggACTCCTATTACCAACCGCGGGGCCTGGAGAAGCACACGGACAGTGTCTTGGCGCTGGTGAGACCCCCCGGGACTGCCCCGGCTCTGTCCGTGCCCTTCACCCtgcccggggggggtccccatccctctgggaccccccagtgGACCCGGAcacccctcccatcccccattttccccccacccTGAATCGGGGACTCCCTCCCGGTGCCCCCAGACCCCATTTACCCCCCTTCCCATGAACTGGGGACCCTCtctccccccatttccccccggTTCCGGACCGGGgccccccccccgggcccccccggcGCTCGGGGGTCTCAGGGGTCGCGGGGGTCCCGCAGGCCTCGGTGCTCTGGTCCATCTCGTACTACGCCTCCCCCTTGGCCGTGTTCTACCTGTACCGCAAAGGTGGGGCTTGGGGGGGCTGTGGAGGGCCCAGCTCGCTCTGGGGGGGCCCTTGGTTCCAatctggggggggtcctggggatgtttgggggcatttgagcagctttggggggggtcgggggtgaactggggggggttgggggtctcTGGTGTGTCTTGGTGTCCCCCCGGGCCTGCTGGGTGTCCCGCGtggtctgggggggttttgggggtctgtgGATGGTttaaggggggatttgggggtctgtGGATGGTTTAAGGGGGGGTTTTGGAGTCTCTGGATGGTTTaaggggggggtttgggggtctctcacccctttttctccccccagGCCTGCTGACCATGTCCTGCGtggtctgggggggttttgggggggtctgtggatgttttaagggggtttttggggtctctggatggtttaagggggtttttgggggtctctcaCCCCTTTTTGTCCCCCCAGGCCTGCTGACCATGTCCCACGtggtctgggggggtttttgggggtctctggatggTTTaagggcagtttttggggtctctcacCCCGTTTTCTCCCCCCCAGGCCTGCTGACCATGTCCCACGtggtctgggggggtttttgagggtctctggatGGTTtaaggggggattttgggggtctctcaCCCCTTTTTCTCCCACCCAGGCCTGCTGACCATGTTCTGCGtggtctgggggggttttgggggtctgtgGATGGTTTAAGGGCAGTTTTTGGGGACTCTCACCCCGTTTTCTCCCCCCCAGGCCTGCTGACTATGTCCCACGtggtctgggggggtttttgggggtctctgaatGGTTTaagggcagtttttggggtctctcacCCCGTTTTCTCCCCCCCAGGCCTGCTGACCATGTCCCGCGTGGTGCCCCTGTCGCACTGCGCGGCCacgctggggctgctgctggcggGCGTGGCCTGTCTGCGAGGTGAGGGGGCTTTaggggcaccgggacccccctgggGGCCCCCCGGGACCCTCTGTGAgccccccccccgtgccctccccagggctgggccgCTGGAGCAACCCGCAGTACCTGGAGTTCATCGCGGCGCTGGAGGAGAGCCACCGCAGCGGCACCCCCGAGGCCAAGGTGGGCACGGGGAGCCCCGGGGCCGCTGGGGACCCCCGAAGGGCGTCAGCGACCCCCTCCccgaggggtctgggggggggtctcaggccGCTGttctcccccatcccccccccagCGCAAACTCGGACTCTACACCTTCGACTTCCGCAGCTGGCCCGTGGACTTCCGCTGGGACAGCGCCGGCCCCGCCTGGTcagagccccccaggacccccttgggacccccaaaaacacccccgggacccccaaaaacaccctggGACTGCCAAAaacaccctgggacccccaaaaacaccctggGACTGCCAAAAACACCCCGGGACCCCACGACcgctcctgggacccccaaaccaccctggGGATGCCCCTGGAAGCCTTCCCCAAGCCCCTCTGgggacccctgacccccccccaattcccctgggacccccaaattcctctgggacCCCCTGACGCTCCCTCTCGGTTGCAGGGGGGGCTCCCGGGCGGTGCCGCTGCTCCGAgaccccccccggccccgggggggctcccgggggctcctgggggcGCTCCGGAAGCTTCCGTGCGCCCTGGTCAGGTGGGCGGGGCTCGGGGTGGGTGGGGGTCTTTTGAGGGGTGTGGCTTTGGGGATGGGGGCGTGGCCACctggggcggggctgggggtgttgTCCCTTGGTGGGCGGGGCTAACGAGGGTGTGGCCCTGGGTGTGGCCCAAAGGGGCGTGGCCGGGGGTGGGGAAGGAGCTGATTGGCtgtgtggggagggagggggatgggtgtggccccgcccccggggTGTGTCCGCGCTgaccccgcccccgggcgtgtCCCGGGCCGGCCTCacccccaggctgctcctggcCCACACCGTGGGCCGGCGGATGCTGTTCCCGGGCTCCGTGCGGATGCTGCAGCGCgcgctgctgcccaccctgctgcagggccaggcGCGCCTCGTCGAgcaggtgagaccccaaaaacaccctaaaccagccctaaaatatccccaaaacacacccaccctgctgcagggccaggcGCGCCTCGTCGAGCAGGTGAGACtccaaaaacagccccaaaatatcctaaaataccccaaaacacacccaccctgctgctgcagggccaggcGCGCCTCGTCGAGCAGGTGAGACTCCAAAAACACCCTAAACCAGccctaaaataccccaaaacacaTCCACTCTGCTGCTGCATGGACAGATGCAGCTCATTGAGCAGGTaagaccccaaaaacagccccaaaatatcCTAAAACATTCCCAAAACTCACCCaccctgctgcagggccaggcGTGCCTCATCGAGTAGGTGAGACCCCAAAAGCAGCCCCAAAATATTCTCAAATATCCCCAAAACACACCCACCCTGCTGTTGCAGGGCCAGGCGTGCCTCATCAAGCAGGTGAGACCCTAAAAACATCCTAAATCAACtctaaaataccccaaattacacctctgcagctgcagggccaggcCCAGCTCATCGACTAGGTGCCACcccaaaataatttgtttagaATCCCAAATTACTTCCAAAAAGTTTTTCAGACTCTGAAGCACTTGGTGATCTCAGAAAcaaccccaaactgacccaaaagCGACCCCAAAGCGACTGCGCTAACTTTGAGttccaaaaaagcccaaaatcaccccccccagaccccaaaactgccccctgagcccgctgtccccccatgtccccgcagttcgggggccagcgggccaaGCTGGTGGCTTGTGACGGCAACGAGATCGACGCCATGGTCATCGACCGGCGCGGCCGCGACCCCCGCGGGGACACCCTGGTGAGGGCTCGGGGGCCCGGGGGCCTTTGGGGCGGTCCCGGGGGGCTCTGACCCCACAGCGTCCCCCCCCGCgcgtccccgatgtcccccccaGGTGATCTGCTGCGAGGGCAACGCCGGCTTCTACGAGGTCGGGTGTCTGTCCACCCCCTTGGAGGGTAcgagagggaccccaaaacctcccctgggacctccaaaacctcccctgggaccctcaaaaccttccctgggaccccaaacctccctcagcaccccaaaacctcctctgggacccccaaaaccttcccTGGGACACAAAAACCTCCCCTGGGACTCCAAAACCTCCTCTGGGACCCCTAAACCACCGCAGGGCTCCCAAAACTATTCAGGGGCCCCTCAAATtccctctgagacccccaaagccccccgaCCCCACAGAAGGCTGGGGTGGGACGAAccatgtggggtttggggggggggttgggtcAATCCATTTGTGTGGGGGGTGCTTGGGTGGGGGTTCCCCTtctttggggctcccggggctgtTCTGGGGAGTGGGGATTGGGGTTTTGGGCCGagttggatttgggggggtttgaatTTCAGggggggttggatttggggggtccctgggctgtACCATCTTGTTCTGGGGGGGTCTCACTCAGATCTCTGCATGTCTTTGGGGGGGTTCTCACTgcttttgggcccctcactctCATTTTTGGGGCCCAAAGCTCCCCTGGCCCAGCGTgacccccctgtgtcccctccccagctggGTACTCAGTCCTGGGCTGGAACCACCCCGGCTTCGGCGGCAGCACTGTGAGtccagggggtcctggggctctgggggggtcccaggaggtctgaaggatggggggggatattttggggaccccctgacccccccattgCAGGGCCCAGCGCGGGGTCAGTGTCACAGATGGGGTCAGATGGGGGTGCCCTttatgggggtttggggtcccctggGGGTGGGGgatttcagggggttttgggggattttgggaccccactgacccccccgCAGGGCGTCCCCCTGCCCCAGAGCGAGGCCAACGCCATGGACGTGGTGATGCGCTTCGCGCTGCAGCGCCTCGACTTCGCCCCCCCAAACATCGTCCTGTACGCCTGGTCCATCGGGGGCTTCACCGGTAccgggcacggggggcacggggagggggtttggggcactgggagggcactgggagggcactggggggcactgggagggggttcagggcactgggagggcactggggggcactgggagggggtttagGGCACTGGGAgtgcactggggggcactgggaggggattcagggcactgggagggcactgagaGTGCACtagggggcactgggagggggtttagGGCACTGGGAgtgcactggggggcactgggaggggattcaGGGCACTGGGTCGGGGTTGAGGGTactgggaaggagctggagcgggcactgggagcgctgggaggagGCTCTGGTGACCGAGAGCTGGACTCCAGCACTCTGTGGGGTCTGGAGCCGCTCGGGGCTCCGTGGGGGGGTGCTGGGCCCCCGAGGGTCCCCGCTGACCCCCGGCCCCCCCAGCCACCTGGGCCGCCATGTCCTACCCCGACGTGGGGGGGCTGGTGCTGGACGCCTCCTTCGACGACCTCGTGCCCCTGGCCCTGAAGGTGCTGCCCCGGAGCTGGCGTgagtgcccctcccccaccacccccagacccccccccccgggccccccaaagcccccccaagccccccctaacccctccccccccaggggACCTGGTGACGCAGACGGTGAGGGAGCACCTGAACCTCAACAAcgctgagcagctctgcaggtacggggctgcccctccccctccctctggggacccccaaacccccccaggcccCTCCGGCtgccggggaccccccccaaacccccccttctccctttcacCCCCCAGGTACCAGGGCCCGGTGCTGCTGGTGCGGAGGACGAAGGATGAGATCATCACCACCACGTGAGCCCCCTGcgacccccaaaacaccccccaggaaccccccaagcccccctgactcccccgtgtgccccccgcCCCGCAGGGTCCCCGATGACATCGCGTCCAACCGCGGCAACGACCTCCTActgaagctgctgcagcaccggTGGGGAAACGGGGGGACCAAGGGGGTTTGTGGGGCGtcctgggggaatttggggggtcctggggaggctgggagaggttggaggggtctggggcaggtttgggggagGTTGGGGGGTTCTAGGAAGGATCCATGGGGTGTGGGCGGGGGGCGTTTGGAGGAgtctggggaggtttgggggtctcagggtggtttggggggtcctggtgggctctgggggtccctggggggctctgggggtccctggggggctctgacccccccatccccccccaggtaccccaagGTCGTGGCGGACGAGGGGCTGCGGGCGGTGCGGGAGTGGCTCGAGGCCGCAACCCCCGAGGAGGAGAGTGAGTGACCCCCCCGAGTCCGGGTGTGACCCCCCCTTCTGGGCTCTGCCCCCCTTTCGGGGTTCTGACTCCCCGGTTTTGGGTTCCCAGTCCCGTTTTTGGGTTCTAACCGCCCGTTTTCGGCAGGCTCCGTTCTCCGCGGCTGCGTGCCCGACGAGGGCTGGTGCCAGGAGCAGCTCAAGGCCTTCGCGGGCGACCGGAGCCCCCCGTTCCCCTGGAGCCTGGGTcagggcggggccggggcggggccgggatcGGCCAATGGGAGGGTGGGGGCGTGGCAGGGGTGGGTGgaaccggggggggggggttgagcTGGGGAACCAATCAGGAGATGGGTGTGGCCCTGGGCGTGGCCAGGCTGGCCCCACCCCTGACGTTGGCCCCGCCCCCGCAGGTGAGGATCTGAGCCCCGCCCAGCGCCGGCAGCTGGCGCTGTACCTGGTGAgtgggggcggggctgggggcggggctgggggggcgtggccaggccCTGACCACGccctctgcccctcccccaggccCAGAAGCACCTGCAGAACTTCGAGGCCTCGCACTgcacgcccctccccccccaggccTTCCGCCTGCCCTGGGTGctgtgacccctcccccaccccgcccctcccccaccctgcaCGTGCTTTGCTCCTCCCCCACCCGCTGAGGTAATGACTCATTAATTAAGGAATTAATTAAAaggaaacttcttttttt
It includes:
- the ABHD16A gene encoding phosphatidylserine lipase ABHD16A, with the protein product MAKLLSCVLGPRLYRVHRPRAPGGVGGAPGGPQGGNGAGSERGEPAWDSYYQPRGLEKHTDSVLALASVLWSISYYASPLAVFYLYRKGLLTMSRVVPLSHCAATLGLLLAGVACLRGLGRWSNPQYLEFIAALEESHRSGTPEAKRKLGLYTFDFRSWPVDFRWDSAGPAWGGSRAVPLLRDPPRPRGGSRGLLGALRKLPCALVRLLLAHTVGRRMLFPGSVRMLQRALLPTLLQGQARLVEQFGGQRAKLVACDGNEIDAMVIDRRGRDPRGDTLVICCEGNAGFYEVGCLSTPLEAGYSVLGWNHPGFGGSTGVPLPQSEANAMDVVMRFALQRLDFAPPNIVLYAWSIGGFTATWAAMSYPDVGGLVLDASFDDLVPLALKVLPRSWRDLVTQTVREHLNLNNAEQLCRYQGPVLLVRRTKDEIITTTVPDDIASNRGNDLLLKLLQHRYPKVVADEGLRAVREWLEAATPEEESSVLRGCVPDEGWCQEQLKAFAGDRSPPFPWSLGEDLSPAQRRQLALYLAQKHLQNFEASHCTPLPPQAFRLPWVL